A single genomic interval of Pseudomonadota bacterium harbors:
- the tsaE gene encoding tRNA (adenosine(37)-N6)-threonylcarbamoyltransferase complex ATPase subunit type 1 TsaE, whose translation MQIEIDSLEQTKALAEKIANHVQTGDVIELNGDLGTGKTTFARYFINSLLENEEDILSPTFNIVHPYNTKNFTIWHFDLYRIEDINEVEEIGIYDAFDEGVCLIEWSQIISSIVPENRLLLNLVETNGRRSVTVEGFGNWREKMHNII comes from the coding sequence ATGCAAATTGAAATAGACAGCCTTGAACAAACAAAGGCATTGGCAGAAAAAATTGCAAACCACGTCCAAACAGGCGACGTTATCGAGTTAAACGGCGACCTAGGCACAGGCAAAACCACTTTTGCACGCTATTTTATCAATAGCCTGCTTGAAAATGAAGAAGACATACTTAGCCCGACATTCAATATAGTCCACCCATATAATACGAAAAACTTTACTATATGGCACTTTGACCTTTATCGCATAGAAGATATAAACGAAGTAGAGGAAATCGGCATTTATGATGCATTTGATGAGGGCGTATGCCTTATAGAATGGTCTCAAATTATAAGTAGCATAGTTCCTGAAAATAGGTTATTACTGAACCTTGTTGAAACAAACGGTAGGCGTTCGGTGACGGTGGAAGGTTTTGGCAACTGGCGAGAAAAAATGCATAACATTATATAA
- a CDS encoding phosphotransferase, whose translation MKNRERLISDYIEKHKLNNAKRIKLSSDASFRSYERLVDGNKTIMLMDAPPEKENISSFVNIDNYLRRRGLSAPEIFDFDEKNGLMLLEDFGNDSFTNVLSGKSDISSEYNELELYQAAIDVLIQLDRSTLPHKTPDYDGELLMKEVMLLPDWYLPHTNPEENTNTVVEEYIAIWDKLLSFTKVSDDVVVLRDYHADNLMWLPERLGVNNVGLLDFQDAVIGSPVYDIVSLLEDARRDVSEQTVEHCTNHYLTNRKSIDKHTFESVYSILAAQRNCKIVGIFARLAVRDNKPRYLNYLPRVWKHLEKGIKHPVLEPLNKWFESVLPADIRKPSAFIISRKEAVVG comes from the coding sequence ATGAAGAATAGAGAAAGATTAATATCTGATTATATAGAAAAACATAAACTTAATAATGCTAAAAGAATAAAACTTTCAAGTGACGCTTCTTTCCGCAGTTACGAAAGGTTGGTAGACGGCAATAAAACCATAATGCTGATGGACGCTCCCCCTGAAAAAGAAAATATATCCTCATTTGTAAACATAGATAATTATCTGAGAAGGAGAGGGCTAAGTGCCCCTGAAATATTCGATTTTGATGAAAAAAATGGACTTATGCTGCTTGAAGATTTCGGAAATGATAGCTTTACCAATGTTCTGTCGGGTAAGTCTGATATATCATCGGAATATAACGAGCTTGAACTATATCAGGCAGCGATTGATGTTCTTATCCAGTTGGATAGGTCTACATTACCTCATAAAACCCCTGATTATGACGGCGAATTATTAATGAAAGAGGTCATGCTGCTACCGGACTGGTATCTTCCGCATACCAATCCTGAAGAAAATACAAATACCGTTGTTGAAGAATATATCGCCATTTGGGATAAATTGTTGAGCTTTACCAAGGTGAGTGATGATGTGGTGGTTTTACGTGATTATCATGCCGACAATTTAATGTGGCTGCCTGAAAGGCTCGGTGTAAATAATGTGGGGCTGCTTGACTTCCAAGATGCGGTTATAGGTTCTCCTGTATATGATATCGTTTCGCTTTTGGAAGATGCAAGGCGTGATGTTTCGGAGCAAACCGTAGAGCATTGCACAAACCATTATTTAACAAACAGAAAATCAATTGATAAACATACGTTTGAATCTGTTTATTCGATACTTGCCGCACAAAGAAATTGTAAAATCGTAGGTATATTTGCAAGGCTTGCCGTTAGGGATAATAAGCCCAGATACTTAAATTATCTGCCCAGAGTGTGGAAACATCTTGAAAAAGGGATAAAACACCCTGTGCTTGAGCCTCTTAATAAATGGTTTGAGAGTGTTCTTCCGGCTGATATCAGAAAGCCGAGTGCCTTTATTATAAGCCGCAAGGAGGCTGTAGTTGGCTGA
- a CDS encoding nucleotidyltransferase family protein yields the protein MADSSFFPDTAMIFAAGFGKRMKPITNKIPKSLVKVNGKCLLDYALDNVAEAGIQKAVVNTHYLAEQIEEHLNSRDKLPNVLISHEEVILETGGGIVKALLRLGDKPFFTINSDVIITSGQTHLFKRMADKWNPEIMDALMLLQDTKKAVGYDGQGDFNLADDGHLIKPENDKCDYVFTGVMLIKPDIFKDVEEKPFSVYRDFLHQKYHHNDGSLSRVFGLAHDAKWLHVGTPENIKEAEKALVKS from the coding sequence TTGGCTGATAGCTCTTTTTTCCCCGATACTGCAATGATATTTGCTGCCGGTTTCGGTAAGAGAATGAAGCCTATTACAAATAAGATTCCAAAGTCTTTGGTTAAGGTGAACGGTAAATGCCTGTTAGATTACGCTCTTGATAATGTTGCGGAAGCAGGAATCCAAAAAGCCGTAGTAAACACCCATTATCTTGCCGAACAAATAGAAGAGCATTTGAATAGCAGGGATAAATTGCCCAATGTCCTTATATCGCATGAAGAGGTTATCCTTGAAACCGGTGGTGGCATTGTAAAAGCATTGCTTAGATTAGGCGATAAACCTTTTTTTACAATCAATAGCGATGTGATTATAACAAGCGGGCAAACGCACCTGTTTAAAAGAATGGCAGACAAATGGAATCCTGAAATAATGGACGCACTAATGTTACTTCAGGATACGAAAAAAGCAGTGGGATATGATGGGCAAGGGGACTTCAACCTTGCCGATGACGGACATTTGATAAAACCCGAAAATGATAAATGTGATTATGTGTTTACCGGTGTTATGCTTATAAAGCCGGATATATTCAAGGATGTGGAAGAAAAGCCGTTCTCGGTTTACCGTGATTTTCTGCATCAAAAATACCACCATAATGACGGTAGCCTATCAAGGGTTTTCGGTCTGGCTCATGACGCAAAGTGGCTGCATGTAGGAACGCCTGAAAATATAAAAGAAGCTGAAAAAGCTCTTGTAAAATCATAA
- a CDS encoding alpha/beta hydrolase, with protein sequence MDTLIQVSIGLAIGYAILMAGMFFFQRSLLYHPVKQMAYPKNYGMDVYNTEIITLKTEDDNATIAWFTPPKKNKPIMVYYHGNAGNLGDRAEKLKAFLNNTGGYGQLAVSWRGYGGSSGSPTEQGLYSDARAAIDYLINKGYKAEDIFLYGESLGTGAAVQMATEYPVKALILEAPFTSVSNRAAELYPYIPARLLLRDKYLSIDKIDSVKAPVLIFHGYLDNIMPIAHGRKMLEAANEPKEARFYENIGHTNFNFNEISTVTYEFIENIN encoded by the coding sequence ATGGATACACTTATACAAGTTTCGATAGGTCTGGCAATCGGATACGCAATATTGATGGCGGGAATGTTCTTTTTCCAACGCTCATTGCTATATCACCCCGTAAAACAAATGGCGTACCCTAAAAATTACGGCATGGACGTTTATAACACCGAAATAATAACACTCAAAACAGAAGATGACAATGCAACAATAGCATGGTTTACACCTCCCAAGAAAAATAAGCCTATCATGGTTTATTACCATGGAAATGCCGGAAATTTGGGTGATAGGGCGGAGAAGCTGAAAGCGTTCCTTAACAATACCGGCGGCTACGGTCAATTAGCCGTTAGCTGGAGAGGATACGGGGGGAGTAGCGGTAGCCCGACAGAGCAGGGGCTATATAGTGATGCAAGGGCGGCAATTGATTATCTGATAAACAAGGGCTATAAAGCCGAAGATATATTTCTGTACGGTGAATCATTGGGAACGGGTGCTGCTGTGCAAATGGCAACCGAATATCCTGTAAAAGCCCTCATATTAGAAGCACCGTTCACATCTGTATCTAACAGAGCTGCCGAGTTGTATCCGTATATTCCGGCACGTCTTTTATTGAGGGATAAATACTTATCAATTGATAAAATTGACTCGGTAAAAGCTCCGGTGCTTATATTTCACGGCTATTTAGATAATATTATGCCGATTGCACACGGTAGAAAAATGCTGGAAGCTGCCAACGAGCCTAAAGAAGCAAGGTTCTATGAAAATATAGGTCATACAAATTTTAATTTTAATGAGATATCGACAGTTACATACGAATTTATCGAAAATATAAATTAA
- a CDS encoding 1-acyl-sn-glycerol-3-phosphate acyltransferase, with protein sequence MKQEYSKIEPLYRKGSNLLTNMMYDISHQGFEKIPERGPILIISNHVSYVDGVVLQSALKRPVRFVIDQFIYEMPIINYFMTVNKAIPILAKKDSVEEALNKISEGLEAGDAICIFPEGQLTYTGNLGRFKPGIEWIIERDPVPIYPVAIKGLWNSMFSRKYRHSNFRWLPKGIRGKVKLKCGDVIHPGNVRVDHLQRVILNLKNEIDLNN encoded by the coding sequence TTGAAACAAGAATATTCCAAGATTGAGCCGCTATATCGTAAAGGCTCGAATTTACTCACAAATATGATGTATGACATTAGTCATCAGGGCTTTGAAAAAATACCGGAAAGAGGACCTATATTAATTATTTCAAACCATGTTTCATACGTTGACGGCGTGGTTTTGCAGTCGGCTTTAAAACGCCCTGTAAGATTTGTTATAGATCAGTTTATATATGAAATGCCTATAATTAATTACTTTATGACCGTTAACAAAGCAATACCTATCCTTGCAAAAAAAGATAGTGTCGAAGAAGCCCTTAATAAAATATCGGAAGGGCTGGAAGCAGGCGATGCAATATGTATATTCCCTGAAGGGCAATTAACATATACGGGTAATTTAGGGCGTTTTAAACCCGGTATAGAATGGATAATCGAGCGTGACCCCGTACCTATATACCCCGTAGCTATAAAAGGTTTGTGGAATAGTATGTTCAGCAGAAAATACAGGCATTCCAACTTTAGATGGCTTCCAAAAGGAATCCGAGGGAAGGTAAAATTAAAATGCGGAGATGTTATACATCCCGGTAATGTAAGGGTTGATCACCTGCAAAGGGTTATACTGAATTTGAAAAATGAAATTGATTTGAATAATTAA
- a CDS encoding tyrosine-type recombinase/integrase, translating to MPKRNKENKGLPKRWQYKHNAYYYRVPVGQEHLWDWKTIYRLGKTLSEAHREYANKVEIKHNANTIGDLLDEYAIKIIPFKAPKTRKDNYAQLKRLKLVFGEAHLIDIKPMHIYRYYNERAAKVAAKREIALLSHAFTVAVEWGYLSRHPFKGQVTLKNNAPRDRYIEDWEIEQCSKLTQRAQRGGVLMIQAYINLKLLTGLRKTDLLKIELSDITNDGLYVQTSKTSKKALYLWTDDFRAAIKTAKTVRPVDISKYLFCTKYGKSYLNEDGTTSGFDSMWQRFMKRLIVETDVNETFTEHDLRAKAASDLETDERAQELLGHSNVLLTKKVYRRKLVTIMPTR from the coding sequence ATGCCTAAGAGAAATAAAGAAAATAAAGGTCTGCCGAAAAGATGGCAATACAAACACAATGCCTATTACTACCGAGTTCCTGTCGGGCAAGAACATTTATGGGATTGGAAGACTATTTATAGGTTGGGGAAAACTCTGTCAGAGGCACACAGAGAGTATGCTAACAAAGTAGAAATAAAACATAATGCAAATACCATAGGTGATCTACTTGATGAATATGCCATTAAGATAATTCCGTTTAAAGCCCCAAAAACAAGAAAAGATAACTACGCTCAGCTTAAGAGGTTGAAGTTAGTTTTTGGAGAGGCTCACCTTATTGATATCAAGCCTATGCACATTTATCGTTATTATAATGAAAGAGCTGCTAAGGTAGCCGCAAAAAGAGAAATAGCATTACTATCACACGCATTCACAGTTGCAGTTGAATGGGGATATCTTAGCCGTCACCCTTTTAAAGGGCAAGTTACTCTTAAAAACAATGCACCAAGAGACAGATATATTGAGGATTGGGAAATAGAACAATGCTCAAAATTAACACAAAGAGCTCAAAGAGGGGGTGTTTTGATGATACAGGCATATATCAACTTAAAACTACTTACCGGTCTTAGAAAAACGGATCTATTGAAAATAGAGTTATCCGATATTACAAATGACGGTCTATATGTCCAAACTAGCAAAACTTCTAAAAAGGCGTTATATTTATGGACCGATGATTTTCGAGCAGCAATAAAAACTGCAAAAACAGTGCGTCCGGTTGATATCTCAAAATATTTATTCTGTACTAAATATGGAAAAAGCTACCTAAATGAAGATGGCACTACCAGTGGTTTTGATAGTATGTGGCAAAGATTTATGAAAAGATTGATAGTAGAAACCGATGTAAATGAAACTTTCACAGAGCACGATCTAAGAGCAAAAGCTGCAAGTGATCTGGAAACTGATGAACGAGCTCAAGAGCTACTCGGCCACTCAAATGTGCTTTTAACTAAAAAAGTTTATCGTAGGAAACTTGTTACAATAATGCCTACGAGATAA